A window of the Lolium perenne isolate Kyuss_39 chromosome 7, Kyuss_2.0, whole genome shotgun sequence genome harbors these coding sequences:
- the LOC127326672 gene encoding UPF0481 protein At3g47200-like, whose protein sequence is MVEVTSWVEDVEKMLLEDHDLSSEVEQWRKHAIYRVPARIKRLNGGAYKPQTVSLGPFHHGDPDLVPMEVHKRRALLRLLRRAGRPLRDLVAAVGELEKQLRAAYVGLGDEWGAGDRFVEMMVVDGCFLLEVMRTAAAAVAGRRRTVHPDYAPNDPVFSRHGLLYMVRYVERDMLMVENQLPLLLLQRIFAAEGGIGKTSVNIYRTNPLRTNVLINRMVLNFLGVADADKHPAAVGSLGLHPLDIYRRSLLHATGGRRDRDIHVQEPAAAKPVDVRSARKLHESGIRFRHSGQADCLRDVRFQCGTLTMPQLFVDDSTEYKFLNLMAFEALHVGAGGDVTAYVFFMRSIVGSVDDVRLLRSKGIVRSEWVDGDDTVVRLLNDMTRDVVCDERSPLCAVQGEVEAYCRSNVRVFLHVSWCYLRRTYFGNPWTFLSLAAGVLLLVTDIIQTAYAVLSYEVQGKREYHDPK, encoded by the exons ATGGTCGAGGTTACATCGTGGGTGGAGGACGTGGAGAAGATGCTGCTGGAAGACCACGATCTTTCGTCGGAGGTGGAGCAATGGCGGAAGCACGCAATCTACCGTGTCCCGGCGCGCATCAAGAGGCTAAACGGCGGCGCCTACAAGCCGCAGACGGTGTCCCTGGGCCCCTTCCACCACGGAGACCCTGACCTGGTGCCCATGGAGGTGCACAAGCGCAGGGCGCTGCTGCGCCTGCTCCGTCGGGCCGGCAGGCCGCTCCGGGACCTCGTCGCCGCCGTGGGGGAGCTGGAGAAGCAGCTGCGGGCGGCGTATGTGGGGCTCGGCGACGAGTGGGGCGCCGGGGACCGGTTCGTGGAGATGATGGTCGTGGACGGGTGCTTCCTGCTGGAGGTGATgagaacggcggcggcggcggtggccggcCGGAGGCGTACGGTTCATCCAGACTACGCGCCCAACGACCCGGTCTTCAGCCGGCACGGCTTGCTGTACATGGTGCGATACGTCGAGCGCGACATGCTCATGGTCGAGAACCAGCTGCCCCTGCTCCTTCTCCAGAGGATCTTCGCTGCTGAGGGTGGAATTGGAAAAACATCGGTAAATATATATAGAACCAATCCGCTACGT ACCAATGTTCTGATCAACAGGATGGTGCTGAATTTCCTTGGCGTGGCGGACGCCGACAAGCACCCAGCGGCAGTGGGCAGCTTGGGACTCCACCCACTCGACATCTACCGCCGGAGTCTACTCCACGCCACCGGCGGCAGGAGAGATCGCGACATACACGTCCAAGAACCAGCGGCCGCAAAGCCCGTGGACGTTCGGTCCGCGCGGAAGCTCCACGAATCCGGCATTAGGTTCAGGCACAGCGGGCAGGCGGACTGCCTCCGCGACGTCCGGTTCCAATGCGGCACGCTCACCATGCCGCAGCTCTTCGTGGACGACTCCACCGAGTACAAGTTCCTCAACCTGATGGCGTTCGAGGCCCTGCACGTCGGCGCCGGCGGCGACGTGACCGCCTACGTCTTCTTCATGAGGAGCATCGTCGGCTCCGTCGACGACGTGCGGCTGCTGCGGAGCAAAGGGATCGTCCGGAGCGAGTGGGTGGACGGCGACGACACGGTGGTGCGGCTGCTCAACGACATGACCAGGGACGTGGTCTGCGACGAGCGCTCCCCGCTGTGCGCCGTGCAGGGCGAGGTGGAGGCCTACTGCCGGAGCAACGTGCGCGTCTTCCTGCACGTCTCCTGGTGCTACCTCAGGCGAACCTACTTCGGGAACCCGTGGACcttcctctccctcgccgccGGCGTGCTCCTGCTCGTCACCGACATCATCCAGACCGCCTACGCTGTCCTTTCGTACGAAGTACAAGGGAAGAGAGAGTACCACGATCCTAAGTAG
- the LOC127326673 gene encoding non-specific lipid transfer protein GPI-anchored 9 — MAMRAVVVLLAAAAAVGLLAAGASAQTTQPPACASKLVGCAAFMNGTDTPPDTCCGPLRETVKNERACLCAIYASPEIFKAFNINLTDALRLSKRCGISDDVSSCPSKSPSSSPPGSPSSGKTVSASFAGLMSLFLVLWSALA; from the exons ATGGCGATGCGGGCGGTCGTGGTgctgctggcggcggcggcggccgtcgGCCTGCTCGCGGCGGGCGCGTCGGCGCAGACGACGCAGCCGCCGGCGTGCGCGTCGAAGCTGGTGGGGTGCGCGGCCTTCATGAACGGGACGGACACGCCGCCGGACACCTGCTGCGGCCCGCTCAGGGAGACCGTCAAGAACGAGCGCGCCTGCCTCTGCGCTATCTACGCCTCACCGGAGATCTTCAAGGCCTTCAACATCAACCTCACCGACGCGCTCCGCCTCTCCAAGCGCTGCGGCATCAGCGACGACGTCAGCAGCTGCCCCA GCAAATCTCCGTCGTCTTCCCCTCCAG GTTCTCCGTCAAGTGGCAAGACTGTCTCGGCCAGTTTTGCAGGGCTGATGAGCCTGTTCCTTGTTCTATGGTCTGCCTTAGCATAA
- the LOC127326630 gene encoding protein SCO1 homolog 1, mitochondrial, with protein MMRRQALQLLGRALHTSAPRAPPLRRPQLAAMGGWRSGGAPVGFFSTDAAAGAAQGGSKSEAAAAASSGAVQGGSKPAEAAAVAQGSGGGGQDGKSEQDKGKSVRGGPVSWLSFLLLLVTGGGIIVYYDKEKKRQIEELKNKTNSVKPAQTVGTAAIGGPFSLLNHDGKPVTEKDFLGKWTLLYFGFTHCPDICPDELQKMSAALNKIKEKEKLEIVPVFISVDPERDTVEQVHDYVKEFHEDLIGLTGTSEEIRKVARAYRVYYMKTEEEGSDYLVDHSIVMYLMNPKMEFVKFFGKNYDEDTLAQGIVKEIREHKSS; from the exons atgATGAGAAGGCAAGCGCTCCAGCTGCTCGGCCGCGCGCTGCACACTTCCGCCCCTCGCGCTCCGCCGCTCCGTCGCCCTCAG CTCGCCGCCATGGGAGGCTGGAGATCCGGGGGAGCGCCGGTGGGGTTCTTCTCGACCGACGCGGCTGCCGGCGCGGCGCAGGGAGGTTCCAAGTCCGAGGCGGCTGCGGCTGCGTCTTCCGGCGCGGTGCAGGGAGGTTCCAAGCCTGCGGAGGCTGCGGCGGTGGCACAGGGTTCCGGTGGCGGCGGGCAGGATGGGAAGTCGGAGCAGGACAAGGGGAAGTCTGTCCGGGGAGGA CCCGTGTCGTGGCTGAGCTTTCTTCTGCTTCTCGTGACCGGAGGAGGAATCATAGTCTACTACGACAAGGAAAAGAAGCGTCAAATCGAAG AGTTGAAGAACAAAACAAATTCTGTAAAGCCAGCACAGACAGTAGGCACTGCTGCTATTGGTGGTCCATTCAGTCTTCTAAATCATGATGGGAAACCTGTCACTGAAAAGGACTTCTTGGGTAAATGGACGCTGCTATATTTTGGGTTCACACATTGCCCTGACATTTGTCCAGATGAACTCCAGAAGATGTCTGCTGCTTTGAATAAGATCA AGGAAAAGGAAAAACTAGAAATTGTGCCAGTCTTCATCTCTGTTGATCCTGAAAGAGACACTGTCGAGCAAGTCCATGATTATGTCAAAG AATTTCATGAAGATCTAATAGGTCTAACTGGTACCTCTGAGGAGATAAGGAAGGTTGCTCGTGCTTACCGAGTTTACTATATGAAGACAGAAGAGGAGGGTTCTGACTACCTTGTTGACCATTCCATTGTTAT GTACTTGATGAACCCGAAAATGGAGTTTGTTAAATTCTTTGGGAAGAACTATGATGAGGATACCCTTGCTCAAGGCATCGTTAAGGAAATCCGAGAGCACAAGAGCAGCTGA
- the LOC127326654 gene encoding uncharacterized protein: MSPPIVAVGAAGLAPLAASLVPPADEPVSFEQFVAEHGVEDEKEEASCFAGPQEGISGVDGRGDQGLGSSIEDGGEQERGSDIDDHCAEELGSVDSGFGSDVLQEGAAVSMTLVSGTRKGNEALKNKMQAWKKMLSSFYFRPRIVMPAAPPETIDLNV; this comes from the exons ATGTCGCCACCCATCGTTGCCGTCGGGGCTGCCGGCCTTGCGCCTCTTGCAG CCTCCCTGGTCCCTCCCGCCGACGAGCCAGTATCCTTTGAACAGTTTGTGGCCGAGCATGGGGTTGAAGATGAGAAGGAGGAGGCCTCCTGCTTCGCCGGGCCACAAGAAGGCATCAGCGGCGTTGACGGACGAGGCGACCAAGGACTAGGTAGCAGCATCGAAGACGGTGGCGAACAAGAAAGGGGCAGCGACATCGACGACCACTGCGCCGAAGAGTTGGGGAGCGTCGACAGTGGCTTCGGCAGCGACGTCCTCCAAGAAGGGGCCGCGGTGTCGATGACGCTGGTGTCGGGTACAAGAAAAGGTAATGAggctttgaagaacaagatgcagGCTTGGAAGAAGATGCTTAGTTCATTTTATTTTCGACCACGTATTGTAATGCCCGCTGCTCCGCCCGAAACGATTGACTTGAATGTCTGA